Proteins encoded together in one Olsenella timonensis window:
- the modB gene encoding molybdate ABC transporter permease subunit produces MDWYPLLNSLRIAAIATVIVLFAGIWLANLVARAPRLVKGVLDVVLTLPLVLPPTVVGYLLLILLGPRRPLGALAAQLLDLRLTMVWYAAVFATVVVSFPLMYRTARGAFEAFDQTLADAARTLGHSERWVFWRVKMPCCLQGIVAGAVLAFARALGEYGATSMLCGYTPGSTATVATTVYQLWRTGDDAGALTWVLVNLAISAVVLLAMNWFEARGRSGAGGRARGAVAR; encoded by the coding sequence ATGGACTGGTACCCGCTCCTCAACTCGCTGCGCATCGCAGCCATCGCGACGGTGATCGTGTTGTTCGCGGGCATCTGGCTCGCGAACCTCGTGGCGCGCGCCCCGCGCCTCGTGAAGGGCGTGCTCGACGTGGTGCTCACGCTGCCGCTCGTGCTGCCGCCCACGGTCGTGGGCTACCTGCTCCTGATCCTCCTCGGCCCGCGTCGACCGCTCGGCGCGCTCGCCGCGCAGCTGCTTGACCTGAGGCTCACGATGGTCTGGTACGCGGCGGTCTTCGCCACGGTGGTGGTGAGCTTCCCGCTCATGTACCGCACCGCGCGCGGCGCCTTCGAGGCCTTCGACCAGACGCTCGCCGACGCCGCCCGCACGCTCGGCCACTCGGAGCGCTGGGTCTTCTGGCGCGTGAAGATGCCCTGCTGCCTGCAGGGCATCGTCGCCGGGGCGGTGCTCGCGTTCGCCCGCGCGCTCGGGGAGTACGGTGCCACGTCGATGCTGTGCGGCTACACGCCCGGCTCCACGGCCACGGTCGCCACGACGGTCTACCAGCTCTGGCGCACCGGGGACGACGCGGGCGCGCTCACGTGGGTGCTCGTGAACCTGGCGATCTCCGCCGTGGTGCTGCTCGCGATGAACTGGTTCGAGGCCCGCGGCCGCTCGGGCGCCGGCGGGCGGGCGCGCGGGGCGGTGGCGCGATGA
- a CDS encoding sulfate/molybdate ABC transporter ATP-binding protein has translation MSLSVDVRKRLGSFSLDVSFEVADSREICALLGPSGCGKSLTLKCVTGVLTPDEGRIVLNDRVLFDSAAGVNLPPQRRRVGYLFQQYALFPTMTVEQNIGAGAVGVSREERARRVAEQVRAFHLEGLERLRPAQLSGGQQQRVALARILVGSPELILLDEPFSALDGHLRWEFEMMLSDVLRDFPGGAVFVSHNRDEVYRMCDTVCVVSEGRSEEKLTISQLFSTPRTLAAALISGCKNVSRAQAVATGEGGGATAALCCADWGVTLTTSLAVGADVTHVGLRAHYLRVFADPAEAAGLPNQIPCVVDRVIDSTFSTIVMLRTPGGGLLRYECEKDVWSRLACADELTVSVDPSVVMPLAGGGSDA, from the coding sequence ATGAGCCTCTCCGTCGACGTTCGCAAGCGCCTGGGGTCCTTCTCGCTGGACGTCTCCTTCGAGGTGGCCGACAGCCGGGAGATCTGCGCGCTTCTCGGCCCCTCGGGCTGCGGCAAGTCGCTCACGCTCAAGTGCGTCACCGGCGTGCTCACGCCCGACGAGGGCCGCATCGTCCTGAACGACCGCGTGCTCTTTGACTCCGCGGCGGGCGTGAACCTGCCGCCGCAGCGGCGGCGCGTGGGCTACCTCTTCCAGCAGTACGCGCTCTTTCCCACGATGACGGTCGAGCAGAACATCGGCGCCGGCGCGGTGGGCGTCTCGCGCGAGGAGCGCGCGCGGCGCGTGGCCGAGCAGGTGCGCGCCTTCCACCTGGAGGGCCTCGAGCGCCTGCGGCCCGCCCAGCTCTCGGGCGGCCAGCAGCAGCGCGTGGCGCTCGCCCGGATCCTCGTGGGCAGCCCGGAGCTGATCCTTCTGGACGAGCCCTTCTCGGCGCTCGACGGCCATCTGCGCTGGGAGTTTGAGATGATGCTCTCAGACGTGCTGCGCGACTTCCCGGGCGGCGCGGTCTTCGTGAGCCACAACCGCGACGAGGTCTACCGCATGTGCGACACCGTCTGCGTGGTCTCCGAGGGCCGCTCGGAGGAGAAGCTCACGATCTCCCAGCTCTTCTCCACGCCGCGGACGCTCGCGGCGGCGCTCATATCCGGGTGCAAGAACGTCTCGCGCGCGCAGGCGGTCGCGACGGGGGAGGGCGGCGGCGCGACCGCGGCGCTTTGCTGCGCCGACTGGGGCGTGACGCTCACGACCTCGCTGGCCGTGGGGGCGGACGTGACGCACGTGGGTCTGCGCGCCCACTACCTGCGCGTCTTTGCCGACCCTGCGGAGGCCGCGGGCCTGCCCAACCAGATCCCGTGCGTAGTCGACCGCGTGATAGACTCTACGTTCTCCACGATCGTGATGCTGCGCACGCCGGGCGGCGGCCTTCTGCGCTACGAGTGCGAGAAGGACGTGTGGTCGCGCCTCGCCTGCGCGGACGAGCTCACGGTCTCGGTTGATCCGTCGGTCGTGATGCCGCTCGCGGGAGGGGGCTCGGATGCGTGA